One Thomasclavelia spiroformis DSM 1552 DNA window includes the following coding sequences:
- a CDS encoding PTS system mannose/fructose/sorbose family transporter subunit IID, producing MEKKLTKKTLNKSFHNWYYGNLTCFSQEHMQTFGYLCSMLPIVEELYSKKEDQENAMKTYTAFFNTEPQIGSVIVGITAGLEEARASGAEDVDDETINGLRAGLMGPLAGIGDSLVVGTVIPILLGVAMGMSTGGSPLGAIFYIIVWNLFAYFGMKFLYFKGYELGGKAVDFLVGDQGKALRESITMLGGIVIGAVAATWVSIKTSFEMTAAGAKEPFLELQKTLDGVYPGFLTATFVLLCWYLLAKRKMSPIKVMLLLVVIAFIGVLIGFFNPGLTY from the coding sequence ATGGAAAAGAAATTAACTAAGAAAACTCTAAATAAATCATTTCATAATTGGTATTATGGAAACTTAACTTGTTTTTCACAGGAGCATATGCAGACTTTTGGATATTTATGTTCAATGTTACCAATTGTAGAAGAGTTATATTCAAAAAAAGAAGATCAAGAAAATGCAATGAAGACATATACAGCATTTTTTAACACTGAACCACAGATAGGTTCTGTTATTGTAGGGATTACAGCAGGACTTGAAGAAGCTCGAGCTTCTGGTGCTGAAGATGTTGATGATGAAACAATTAATGGTTTACGTGCTGGTTTAATGGGACCATTAGCAGGAATTGGTGATTCATTAGTTGTTGGTACAGTGATTCCAATTTTATTGGGTGTTGCAATGGGAATGTCTACTGGAGGTTCACCATTAGGAGCAATTTTCTATATCATTGTATGGAATTTATTTGCCTACTTTGGAATGAAGTTCTTATATTTTAAAGGGTATGAATTAGGTGGTAAAGCAGTTGATTTTCTAGTTGGGGATCAAGGTAAAGCTTTAAGAGAATCAATTACAATGTTAGGTGGAATTGTAATTGGAGCAGTTGCTGCAACATGGGTTTCTATTAAGACATCATTTGAAATGACTGCAGCAGGTGCTAAAGAACCATTTTTAGAATTACAAAAAACACTTGATGGTGTTTATCCAGGTTTTTTAACTGCAACCTTTGTACTATTGTGTTGGTATTTGCTTGCAAAAAGAAAAATGTCACCAATTAAAGTTATGTTATTATTAGTAGTTATTGCTTTTATTGGGGTATTAATTGGATTCTTTAATCCAGGATTAACATATTAA